In the Helicoverpa zea isolate HzStark_Cry1AcR chromosome 27, ilHelZeax1.1, whole genome shotgun sequence genome, one interval contains:
- the LOC124643285 gene encoding cyclin-T-like isoform X1 — protein sequence MAGGQEKWYFTKEQLLSSPSRKCGLDADKELAYRQQAANLIQDMGQRLQVSQLCINTAIVYMHRFYAFHSFTQFHRNAIAAAALFLAAKVEEQPRKLEYVIKVAHVCLHRGESITALSPEQYQEQAQDLVFNENVLLQTLGFDVAIDHPHTHVVRTCHLVKAISSSAAPKDLAQTSYFMASNSLHLTTMCLQYRPTVVACFCIHLASKWSNWAIPQSNEGRHWFSYVDRSVTTDLLEKLTAEFLLIFEKCPSRLKRKMMNVKAADGSSPHSLPNASGSGVANSPFDKKHPPSSADEIDKSFDKEYERERRRQPVPGGYVPATTAAPPQPQPQKIDYNLYRQRGEREERERREERERRQQAMQQQQQARPGAPQPRPNAQAPPHHQRPSSQHGHHKQHHPWPPHKSHHPKPPHDHRHHRPPIPGPSTSTTTTPAPTHPPPTSQPEVVPQRTRPPSLFSPENATTPTAAAAAAPRRPQPQQPPPHRPKPEVRPTPPPAPQVPQPPVQTQEQRPPSPHRKRPDPTAAIREMQPPAILSPFSSPPSKEMPKQPRQRLPSSSSEPELVPVVKKIEDTPGYENVIRDSQRGTAIKTRAPERKPELPTRPVNGIETDPTLVSNLLKESLAKPAPITVATERKSPEVKREPPAEPPPAPVLPAPAAVEPPPPVEEVPEHRHKKEKKKKDKHKHKDRDKSKEERKKHKKDKEKRKESPPPQPVEPPQQDGALRITIPKEKLSTSPGLKIKIPKDRLAAPPLPPQPQPSSLKIKISRDVLDASNRKRSAAQEPPAPPHKLARHNGAPHHPKVGNWNVPVPYRQPLPYYMVQPPPPLYYGIGMDGYYYGMEGFMYPGACVPGPRVPGPRPPGPQPPAAQPPLPAMPPPPVPPPPPE from the exons GTGGAGGAACAGCCAAGGAAATTAGAATATGTAATAAAAGTGGCACACGTGTGCCTCCACCGAGGTGAAAGTATCACCGCCCTGTCGCCTGAACAGTACCAAGAACAG GCGCAGGACCTTGTATTCAACGAGAATGTCCTCCTACAGACCTTAGGGTTCGATGTTGCTATCGACCATCCCCACACGCACGTTGTTCGCACATGTCACCTTGTCAAAG CAATATCTTCATCCGCAGCCCCGAAGGACCTAGCACAGACTTCGTATTTCATGGCGTCGAACAGTCTACACTTGACTACTATGTGCCTTCAGTATAGGCCTACGGTGGTCGCCTGTTTCTGCATACATTTGGCATCGAAATGGAGTAATTGGGCG ATACCGCAGTCGAACGAGGGTCGTCATTGGTTCTCCTACGTAGACCGGTCGGTGACCACGGACCTACTGGAGAAGTTGACGGCCGAGTTCCTGCTCATCTTCGAGAAGTGCCCCTCGAGGCTGAAGAGGAAGATGATGAATGTTAAAGCTG CGGATGGCAGTTCTCCACACTCGTTGCCAAACGCATCGGGCTCAGGCGTCGCCAACTCGCCTTTCGACAAGAAGCACCCGCCGTCCAGTGCCGATGAGATCGACAAATCCTTCGACAAAG AATATGAACGGGAGAGGCGACGCCAACCTGTCCCGGGTGGCTATGTGCCAGCCACTACAGCCGCCCCACCCCAACCACAACCACAGAAGATAGACTACAACCTATACAGACAACGGGGAGAGAGGGAAGAACGAGAGAGGCGGGAGGAGAGGGAGAGGCGGCAACAGGCCATGCAACAGCAGCAGCAAGCCAGGCCCGGCGCCCCGCAGCCCAGGCCCAACGCTCAGGCCCCTCCCCACCACCAGAGACCTTCCAGTCAACACGGTCACCATAAACAGCACCATCCCTGGCCCCCACACAAGTCCCACCATCCCAAACCGCCTCACGACCACAGGCATCACAGGCCGCCCATCCCCGGTCCATCAACATCCACTACCACCACGCCAGCACCTACTCATCCGCCCCCCACATCTCAACCCGAAGTGGTTCCTCAAAGAACGAGGCCACCTTCGTTATTCTCGCCTGAGAATGCGACCACTCCCACCGCGGCGGCTGCGGCGGCTCCCAGGAGGCCGCAGCCCCAGCAGCCGCCCCCGCACCGACCTAAGCCCGAGGTCAGGCCCACCCCGCCCCCCGCGCCGCAAGTACCTCAGCCCCCTGTACAAACACAAGAGCAGAGGCCGCCCAGCCCGCACAGAAAGCGGCCGGACCCCACGGCGGCCATCAGAGAAATGCAACCGCCGGCAATACTGTCCCCATTCTCCTCTCCTCCCTCTAAAGAAATGCCGAAGCAGCCGAGACAACGGCTGCCTTCGTCCAGTTCCGAGCCAGAGCTAGTGCCCGTCGTCAAAAAGATTGAGGACACACCCGGGTACGAGAATGTTATACGCGACTCGCAGAGGGGCACGGCGATCAAAACCAGGGCTCCTGAACGGAAACCTGAGCTGCCCACTAGGCCTGTTAACGGCATCGAAACTGATCCTACACTAGTATCGAATTTACTGAAGGAAAGTTTAGCCAAACCAGCGCCTATAACGGTGGCGACAGAACGCAAGTCTCCCGAGGTGAAGCGCGAGCCGCCCGCGGAGCCCCCTCCCGCGCCCGTCCTGCCTGCCCCGGCGGCTGTCGAACCCCCTCCCCCCGTAGAAGAAGTGCCCGAACACAGGCATAAGAaggaaaagaagaaaaaagacaaacacaaacacaaagACCGGGACAAATCGAAGGAAGAGAGAAAGAAACACAAAAAGGACAAAGAGAAGAGGAAAGAGAGTCCGCCCCCTCAGCCGGTAGAACCGCCGCAGCAGGACGGGGCTCTGAGGATAACGATACCTAAAGAGAAGTTGTCGACTAGTCCCGGTCTTAAGATTAAGATTCCTAAGGATAGGTTGGCGGCGCCGCCACTGCCGCCGCAGCCGCAGCCGTCGAGCCTGAAGATCAAGATATCCCGCGACGTGCTCGACGCGTCCAACAGGAAGCGCAGCGCGGCGCAGGAGCCGCCCGCCCCGCCGCACAAGCTGGCGCGGCACAACGGAGCTccccaccaccctaaggtaggcAACTGGAATGTTCCCGTCCCTTACAGACAACCCTTACCTTACTATATGGTACAACCGCCCCCGCCGCTGTATTACGGCATCGGTATGGACGGCTATTACTACGGCATGGAAGGGTTCATGTACCCAGGGGCCTGCGTGCCGGGCCCCCGGGTCCCGGGTCCCAGGCCCCCGGGCCCCCAGCCCCCGGCCGCGCAGCCGCCCCTGCCCGCCATGCCGCCCCCGCCCGTGCCGCCACCGCCCCCAGAATAG
- the LOC124643285 gene encoding basic proline-rich protein-like isoform X4 encodes MYTHYYIRKYTSAPKDLAQTSYFMASNSLHLTTMCLQYRPTVVACFCIHLASKWSNWAIPQSNEGRHWFSYVDRSVTTDLLEKLTAEFLLIFEKCPSRLKRKMMNVKAADGSSPHSLPNASGSGVANSPFDKKHPPSSADEIDKSFDKEYERERRRQPVPGGYVPATTAAPPQPQPQKIDYNLYRQRGEREERERREERERRQQAMQQQQQARPGAPQPRPNAQAPPHHQRPSSQHGHHKQHHPWPPHKSHHPKPPHDHRHHRPPIPGPSTSTTTTPAPTHPPPTSQPEVVPQRTRPPSLFSPENATTPTAAAAAAPRRPQPQQPPPHRPKPEVRPTPPPAPQVPQPPVQTQEQRPPSPHRKRPDPTAAIREMQPPAILSPFSSPPSKEMPKQPRQRLPSSSSEPELVPVVKKIEDTPGYENVIRDSQRGTAIKTRAPERKPELPTRPVNGIETDPTLVSNLLKESLAKPAPITVATERKSPEVKREPPAEPPPAPVLPAPAAVEPPPPVEEVPEHRHKKEKKKKDKHKHKDRDKSKEERKKHKKDKEKRKESPPPQPVEPPQQDGALRITIPKEKLSTSPGLKIKIPKDRLAAPPLPPQPQPSSLKIKISRDVLDASNRKRSAAQEPPAPPHKLARHNGAPHHPKVGNWNVPVPYRQPLPYYMVQPPPPLYYGIGMDGYYYGMEGFMYPGACVPGPRVPGPRPPGPQPPAAQPPLPAMPPPPVPPPPPE; translated from the exons ATGTATACACACTACtacataagaaaatatacatcag CCCCGAAGGACCTAGCACAGACTTCGTATTTCATGGCGTCGAACAGTCTACACTTGACTACTATGTGCCTTCAGTATAGGCCTACGGTGGTCGCCTGTTTCTGCATACATTTGGCATCGAAATGGAGTAATTGGGCG ATACCGCAGTCGAACGAGGGTCGTCATTGGTTCTCCTACGTAGACCGGTCGGTGACCACGGACCTACTGGAGAAGTTGACGGCCGAGTTCCTGCTCATCTTCGAGAAGTGCCCCTCGAGGCTGAAGAGGAAGATGATGAATGTTAAAGCTG CGGATGGCAGTTCTCCACACTCGTTGCCAAACGCATCGGGCTCAGGCGTCGCCAACTCGCCTTTCGACAAGAAGCACCCGCCGTCCAGTGCCGATGAGATCGACAAATCCTTCGACAAAG AATATGAACGGGAGAGGCGACGCCAACCTGTCCCGGGTGGCTATGTGCCAGCCACTACAGCCGCCCCACCCCAACCACAACCACAGAAGATAGACTACAACCTATACAGACAACGGGGAGAGAGGGAAGAACGAGAGAGGCGGGAGGAGAGGGAGAGGCGGCAACAGGCCATGCAACAGCAGCAGCAAGCCAGGCCCGGCGCCCCGCAGCCCAGGCCCAACGCTCAGGCCCCTCCCCACCACCAGAGACCTTCCAGTCAACACGGTCACCATAAACAGCACCATCCCTGGCCCCCACACAAGTCCCACCATCCCAAACCGCCTCACGACCACAGGCATCACAGGCCGCCCATCCCCGGTCCATCAACATCCACTACCACCACGCCAGCACCTACTCATCCGCCCCCCACATCTCAACCCGAAGTGGTTCCTCAAAGAACGAGGCCACCTTCGTTATTCTCGCCTGAGAATGCGACCACTCCCACCGCGGCGGCTGCGGCGGCTCCCAGGAGGCCGCAGCCCCAGCAGCCGCCCCCGCACCGACCTAAGCCCGAGGTCAGGCCCACCCCGCCCCCCGCGCCGCAAGTACCTCAGCCCCCTGTACAAACACAAGAGCAGAGGCCGCCCAGCCCGCACAGAAAGCGGCCGGACCCCACGGCGGCCATCAGAGAAATGCAACCGCCGGCAATACTGTCCCCATTCTCCTCTCCTCCCTCTAAAGAAATGCCGAAGCAGCCGAGACAACGGCTGCCTTCGTCCAGTTCCGAGCCAGAGCTAGTGCCCGTCGTCAAAAAGATTGAGGACACACCCGGGTACGAGAATGTTATACGCGACTCGCAGAGGGGCACGGCGATCAAAACCAGGGCTCCTGAACGGAAACCTGAGCTGCCCACTAGGCCTGTTAACGGCATCGAAACTGATCCTACACTAGTATCGAATTTACTGAAGGAAAGTTTAGCCAAACCAGCGCCTATAACGGTGGCGACAGAACGCAAGTCTCCCGAGGTGAAGCGCGAGCCGCCCGCGGAGCCCCCTCCCGCGCCCGTCCTGCCTGCCCCGGCGGCTGTCGAACCCCCTCCCCCCGTAGAAGAAGTGCCCGAACACAGGCATAAGAaggaaaagaagaaaaaagacaaacacaaacacaaagACCGGGACAAATCGAAGGAAGAGAGAAAGAAACACAAAAAGGACAAAGAGAAGAGGAAAGAGAGTCCGCCCCCTCAGCCGGTAGAACCGCCGCAGCAGGACGGGGCTCTGAGGATAACGATACCTAAAGAGAAGTTGTCGACTAGTCCCGGTCTTAAGATTAAGATTCCTAAGGATAGGTTGGCGGCGCCGCCACTGCCGCCGCAGCCGCAGCCGTCGAGCCTGAAGATCAAGATATCCCGCGACGTGCTCGACGCGTCCAACAGGAAGCGCAGCGCGGCGCAGGAGCCGCCCGCCCCGCCGCACAAGCTGGCGCGGCACAACGGAGCTccccaccaccctaaggtaggcAACTGGAATGTTCCCGTCCCTTACAGACAACCCTTACCTTACTATATGGTACAACCGCCCCCGCCGCTGTATTACGGCATCGGTATGGACGGCTATTACTACGGCATGGAAGGGTTCATGTACCCAGGGGCCTGCGTGCCGGGCCCCCGGGTCCCGGGTCCCAGGCCCCCGGGCCCCCAGCCCCCGGCCGCGCAGCCGCCCCTGCCCGCCATGCCGCCCCCGCCCGTGCCGCCACCGCCCCCAGAATAG
- the LOC124643287 gene encoding uncharacterized protein LOC124643287 — MFCDIIDMKILFVSCVLLYLVAAEPRYHTWNGNEMSVQEYVHRPPREGEIQNPYPPPVLTAGAMKQFYERQRSQASWRPNRQRTTRRPNRPSRPKRPSRPNRPRGPTRPYRRPQPRNQPRYYNYGYQRPKPYVFGSPTFY; from the exons ATGTTCTGTGACATCATAGATATGAAAATATTGTTCGTTTCGTGTGTTTTGCTGTATTTGGTGGCTGCGGAACCCAGGTATCATACTTGGAATGGAAACGAGATGTCGGTTCAAGAGTATGTTCACAGGCCACCTAGAGAAGGAG AAATTCAAAATCCTTATCCACCACCCGTGCTGACAGCAGGAGCTATGAAACAGTTTTATGAGAGGCAACGTTCTCAAGCATCGTGGAGGCCCAATAGACAGAGGACTACTCGTAGACCGAATAGACCAAGTAGACCGAAAAGACCCAGTAGACCGAATAGACCGAGAGGACCTACAAGACCATATCGTCGCCCTCAGCCTAGGAACCAACCAAGATACTACAATTACGGATATCAGAGGCCGAAACCTTATGTCTTTGGAAGTCCCACATTTTACTAG
- the LOC124643390 gene encoding kunitz-like toxin PcKuz3, with the protein MKFIYFLLLIVILALSYCEAREPRCLQPTDPGICYGHVPKYAFNNEAERCEQFIYGGCMGNDNRFDTLEACQAAC; encoded by the exons ATgaagttcatttattttcttttattaattgtGATTCTGGCCCTTTCCTACTGCGAAGCTAggg AACCAAGATGTCTGCAACCCACGGACCCAGGAATTTGTTATGGACATGTGcctaa gtatgCCTTCAACAACGAGGCTGAAAGATGCGAACAGTTTATCTACGGAGGTTGTATGGGAAATGACAACCGTTTCGATACGTTAGAAGCTTGTCAAGCGGCCTGCTAG